Proteins co-encoded in one Capsicum annuum cultivar UCD-10X-F1 chromosome 9, UCD10Xv1.1, whole genome shotgun sequence genomic window:
- the LOC107841721 gene encoding protein SHOOT GRAVITROPISM 6 isoform X2, which yields MAALKEITFINPLLVLDCCLTVSRGGRRRFGNIAGLFQVMSVAIQALDKGDVDNNYLAKLAKIATSEVISTKELNADWQRAAAGVLVSIGSHMPDLMMEEIFLHLSGANSALPAMVQILADFASSDALQFTPHLKGVLARVVPILGNVRDIHRPIFANAFKCWCQAFWQCSVDFPLSSVIDSDIMFFLNSAFELLLRVWAISRDLKVRLSSVEALGQMVGLITRTQLKAALPRLIPTILELYKRDQDDVAFVATCSLHNLLNASLLSEYGPPLLDFEDLTVILSTLLPVVCRSSDKKEHLNFSAGLKTYNEVQHCFLTVGLVYPEELFVFLLNKCKLKEEPLAVGALSVLKHLLPRLSVAWHSKRPLLIEVVKLLLDEPNLGVCKALAELIVVMASHCYLVGPSGELFIEYLVRHSAMFGLQRDDTERSRESNSSTGGYYPFVYKKVEMKMDAATLSELRAICEKGLLLITVTVPEMEHVLWPFLLKMIIPRVYTGAVATVCKCISELCRRRSSQSGGVALECKARADLPHPEELFARLVVLLHNPLAREQLATHILTVLCYLAPLFPKNINMFWQDEIPKMKAYVSDTEDLKQDPSYQESWDDMIINFIAESLDVIQDVDWVISLGNAFEKHYELYKPDDEHAALLHRCLGILLQKVHARAYVRAKIDLMYKQANITIPTNRLGLAKAMGLVAASHLDTVLDKLKNILDNVGQSFFQRFLSFFSDKAKMEESDDIHAALALMYGYAAKYAPSTVIEARIDALVGTHMLSRLLHVRHPTAKQAVITAIDLLGQAVINASESGISFPLKRRDLLLDYILTLMGRDEEDGFSESNIEHLRTQSLALSACTTLVSVEPKLTVETRNLVMKATIGFFGFPNEPADVIDPLISNLITLLCTILITSGEDGRSRAEQLLHILRKVDQYVSSSLDYQRKRGCLAANELLLKFRMICTSGYCALGCRGTCTHREKSDLHPTLSNLPSAFALPSRDALRLGDRTMIYLPRCVDTNSEVRKVSVQILHLYFSISLSLPRPVNSSASNDIELSYSALSSLEDVMAILRSDASIDPSEVFNRVVSSVCILLTKDELAAALHGCSGAICDKIKQSAEGAIQAVNEFVTERGNELNETDIARTTQSLLSAVIHVKEKYLRQEALGAICSLAENTSSRVVFNEVLVAARRDIATKDISRLRGGWPMQDAFHVFSQHSVLSCLFLDHVMSVINQMPTLGENPSQDESSSHAVDSILEDNIARAAIVALTAFFRGGGKVGKKAVEQSYASVLATLTLQLGSCHGLASTGELEPLRALLAAFQAFCECVGDLEMGKILARDGEQSENEKWINLIRDLAGSLSIKRPKEVPSICLILSKALDRSLRFQRESAAAALSEFLRHSDGFGPLLEEMVQALCRHVSDDSPTVRRLCLRGLVQMPSIHVLQYTTQILGVILALLDDLDESVQLTAVSCLLMVLESSSRDAVEPVLLNLSIRLRNLQECMNEKIRANAYAAFGALSTYGTGSQRDSFLEQAHAAFPRMVLHLHEDDLSVRQACRNTLKCIAPLMEIDGITAVFNTHWFTSDHRGDYEDFLRELAKQLTQNLAARVDRYMASIIQAFDAPWPAVQANAVYLCSSVLALSDDKHISSHYYNQVFEMLVGKMSRSTDAIVRATCSSALGLLLKSSNANSWEDVRLDRADSSHRGHEP from the exons ATGGCTGCTCTGAAGGAGATAACTTTTAT aaatccACTTTTGGTTCTTGATTGTTGCTTAACAGTATCAAGAGGTGGACGACGG AGGTTTGGAAATATAGCTGGTTTGTTTCAAGTGATGTCAGTGGCAATTCAGGCTTTGGATAAGGGAGATGTTGATAATAATTATCTTGCAAAGTTGGCCAAAATTGCCACTTCTGAGGTGATCTCAACCAAG GAACTTAATGCTGACTGGCAAAGAGCTGCAGCTGGTGTACTTGTATCAATTGGTTCACATATGCCTGATCTG ATGATGGAAGAAATATTCCTCCATCTCTCAGGGGCAAATTCAGCTCTTCCAGCCATGGTTCAAATTCTTGCAGATTTTGCATCATCTGATG CTTTGCAGTTTACTCCTCACCTTAAGGGTGTACTGGCACGAGTGGTGCCCATTCTTGGAAATGTAAGGGACATCCACCGGCCAATTTTTGCAAATG caTTCAAATGTTGGTGCCAAGCTTTCTGGCAGTGCAGTGTAGACTTTCCTCTGTCTTCAGTTATAGATTCTGATATCAT GTTTTTcttgaattctgcatttgaactATTATTGCGAGTTTGGGCAATTTCACGAGATCTGAAG GTTCGCTTATCTTCAGTGGAAGCATTAGGACAGATGGTTGGTCTTATTACCAGAACACAGCTGAAGGCAGCTTTGCCACGACTTATTCCAACTATATTGGAACT GTACAAGAGGGATCAAGATGATGTGGCCTTTGTGGCCACTTGTAGCCTCCATAATCTATTAAACGCCTCATTACTCTCGGAATATGGTCCACCGTTACTTGATTTTGAG GACCTTACTGTCATATTGTCAACTCTTCTTCCTGTGGTTTGTAGAAGCAGTGACAAAAAAGAGCATTTGAATTTCTCAGCTGGGCTGAAG ACTTATAATGAAGTTCAGCATTGTTTCCTAACAGTTGGTCTGGTGTACCCGGAGGAATTGTTTGTCTTCCTTCTCAAT AAATGCAAGTTGAAAGAAGAACCACTGGCAGTTGGTGCACTTAGTGTATTAAAGCATTTACTACCCAG GTTGTCTGTAGCTTGGCATAGTAAGAGGCCTTTACTAATTGAAGTTGTGAAGCTGTTATTGGATGAGCCTAATTTAGGGGTCTGTAAGGCCCTTGCTGAG CTAATTGTGGTTATGGCTTCCCACTGTTACTTGGTTGGTCCTTCTGGGGAGTTGTTCATTGAATATCTTGTTCGCCACTCTGCAATGTTTGGTCTGCAGAGAGATGATACTGAGAGATCCAGGGAATCGAACTCGTCAACCGGTGGTTATTACCCTTTTGTGTACAAGAAAGTGGAG ATGAAAATGGATGCTGCTACACTGTCAGAATTGAGGGCAATCTGTGAAAAGGGTCTTCTTCTAATAACTGTTACTGTCCCTGAGATGGAG CATGTTTTATGGCCATTTTTGTTAAAGATGATCATTCCACGAGTTTACACCGGTGCAGTTGCCACG GTCTGCAAATGCATATCAGAATTGTGCAGGCGTAGATCCTCTCAAAGTGGTGGAGTTGCTTTGGAATGTAAAGCTCGTGCCGATCTTCCTCATCCTGAG GAGCTTTTTGCACGCCTGGTTGTTCTTCTCCATAATCCTCTGGCTAGGGAGCAGTTGGCAACCCATATTCTAACC GTCTTATGTTATCTGGCACCACTCTTTCCAAAGAACATTAACATGTTTTGGCAAGATGAG ATTCCGAAGATGAAGGCGTACGTCAGTGATACGGAAGACTTAAAGCAGGATCCATCATATCAGGAGTCTTGGGATGACATGATCATCAAT TTTATTGCAGAGTCTTTGGATGTAATTCAGGATGTTGACTGGGTTATATCACTTGGAAATGCATTTGAAAAGCATTATGAGCTTTATAAACCTGATGACGAGCACGCTGCATTGCTTCATCG ATGTCTTGGAATTTTGCTGCAGAAGGTTCATGCCAGAGCTTATGTTCGCGCTAAGATTGATCTAATGTATAAACAAGCCAATATTACGATTCCAACGAATCGACTTGGTTTAGCAAAAGCCATGGGATTG GTGGCTGCATCACACCTAGACACAGTTCTCGATAAGCTGAAAAACATCTTGGACAATGTTGGGCAAAGTTTCTTTCAAAG ATTTCTATCATTTTTCTCGGATAAAGCTAAAATGGAAGAATCTGATGATATCCATGCTGCTCTGGCGCTGATGTATGGATATGCTGCAAAATATGCTCCCTCAACTGTTATTGAAGCCAGAATAGATGCACTAGTG GGGACCCATATGCTGTCACGACTTCTTCATGTACGCCACCCTACAGCAAAGCAGGCCGTCATCACAGCGATTGATTTATTAG GTCAGGCAGTTATAAATGCATCTGAAAGTGGTATATCATTCCCGCTGAAAAGAAGAGACCTGTTACTTGACTATATATTAACATTAATGGGCAGAGATGAGGAAGATGGATTTTCTGAATCCAACATTGAGCATCTGCGTACTCAG TCGCTTGCTTTAAGTGCCTGCACTACTCTGGTTTCTGTAGAGCCAAAATTGACTGTTGAAACAAGAAACCTTGTTATGAAG GCCACTATTGGATTTTTTGGTTTCCCGAATGAGCCTGCTGATGTTATTGACCCGCTTATTAGCAACCTGATTACTCTTTTATGTACAATACTTATTACAAG TGGAGAGGATGGAAGAAGTCGAGCAGAGCAATTATTGCACATATTGCGGAAGGTCGATCAGTATGTTTCCTCTTCATTGGACTACCAAAGGAAAAGAGGTTGTCTTGCAGCTAATGAGCTACTTCTCAAGTTTCGGATGATCTGTACCAGTGGATACTGTGCACTAGGCTGTCGAGGAACTTGTACTCACCGAGAGAAATCTGACCTGCATCCCACCTTATCGAATTTGCCTT CTGCATTTGCTTTACCAAGCCGTGACGCTTTGCGCTTGGGAGATCGTACAATGATATATCTTCCGCGGTGTGTAGATACAAATTCTGAAGTTCGAAAAGTTTCTGTTCAG ATCCTTCATCTGTATTTCAGTATATCTCTATCACTTCCAAGGCCGGTAAACTCTAGTGCTAGCAATGACATTGAGTTATCCTATAGTGCTTTGTCTTCCCTTGAAGATGTTATGGCTATCCTACGTAGT GATGCTTCGATTGATCCATCAGAGGTGTTTAACAGGGTTGTTTCATCTGTTTGCATCTTGCTGACAAAGGATGAG CTTGCTGCAGCTCTGCATGGTTGCTCAGGTGCTATATGTGACAAGATCAAGCAATCTGCAGAAGGTGCAATCCAAGCAGTTAACGAGTTTGTTACAGAGAGAGGCAATGAGCTGAATGAGACAGATATTGCAAG AACAACACAATCACTGCTCTCTGCGGTAATTCATGTGAAGGAGAAGTATTTACGGCAGGAAGCTCTTGGTGCT ATATGTTCCCTTGCCGAGAACACAAGTTCAAGAGTTGTTTTCAATGAAGTTTTAGTTGCTGCAAGAAGGGACATAGCCACAAAAGATATATCTAGATTACGGGGCGGGTGGCCAATGCAGGATGCCTTCCAT GTATTCTCACAGCATTCAGTACTTTCATGCTTGTTTCTGGATCATGTTATGTCTGTCATCAATCAGATGCCTACTCTCGGAGAGAATCCGAGTCAAGATGAAAGTTCTAGCCATGCAGTTGATAGTATTTTAGAAGATAATATTGCAAGAGCAGCTATTGTTGCTCTTACTGCTTTTTTCAG GGGTGGTGGTAAAGTTGGTAAAAAagcagttgaacaaagttatgcTTCTGTTCTTGCAACACTAACGCTTCAATTGGGCAGCTGTCATGGCTTAGCTAGTACCGGTGAACTAGAACCACTGCG TGCACTACTGGCTGCATTTCAAGCATTCTGTGAATGTGTTGGTGATCTGGAAATGGGAAAG ATTCTTGCACGAGATGGAGAACAAAGTGAAAATGAGAAGTGGATCAACCTTATAAGAGATCTGGCTGGCTCTCTTTCTATAAAAAGACCAAAAGAG GTCCCATCCATATGTTTGATACTGAGCAAAGCACTGGATCGATCTTTGAGATTTCAACGGGAATCAGCTGCTGCGGCTTTATCAGAGTTCTTGCGCCACAG TGATGGCTTTGGTCCCCTATTAGAAGAGATGGTGCAAGCACTTTGCCGGCATGTATCGGACGATTCTCCTACTGTTAGGCGCCTTTGTCTAAGAGGGCTTGTCCAG ATGCCATCTATCCATGTTCTCCAGTATACTACTCAAATCCTAGGCGTGATATTAGCTTTGCTCGATGACTTAGATGAGTCGGTTCAATTAACCGCAGTCTCATGTTTGCTGATG GTCCTTGAGTCCTCATCCAGGGATGCCGTAGAACCTGTTCTCTTGAACCTTTCTATAAGGCTTCGGAATCTCCAA GAGTGCATGAATGAGAAGATACGGGCCAATGCTTATGCTGCATTTGGAGCACTGAGCACCTATGGAACTGGGTCTCAACGAGACTCATTTCTGGAGCAG GCTCATGCTGCTTTCCCTCGGATGGTTTTACATCTTCATGAGGATGATCTTAGTGTGAGACAAGCTTGCCGA AATACTTTGAAATGCATTGCTCCCTTGATGGAGATTGATGGAATAACTGCTGTTTTCAACACTCATTGGTTTACTTCGGACCACCG AGGTGACTATGAAGACTTCCTTCGGGAACTTGCAAAGCAGCTAACCCAAAATCTTGCTGCCCGAGTTGATAGGTACATGGCATCGATAATACAG GCATTTGATGCTCCTTGGCCCGCTGTCCAGGCAAACGCAGTTTATTTATGCAGCAGCGTGCTTGCTCTCTCCGATGATAAACACATATCATCCCATTATTACAATCAG GTTTTTGAGATGCTAGTTGGCAAAATGAGCCGTTCGACGGATGCAATCGTTAGAGCAACATGTTCTTCAGCCCTAGGCTTGTTGCTCAAATCATCAAACGCAAACTCATGGGAAGATGTTCGACTTGATCGAGCTGATTCATCGCATAGGGGACACGAACCGTAA
- the LOC107841721 gene encoding protein SHOOT GRAVITROPISM 6 isoform X1 has translation MASSSSGNSVPAAEAVQVLVSSLADDSPIVREASMAALKEITFINPLLVLDCCLTVSRGGRRRFGNIAGLFQVMSVAIQALDKGDVDNNYLAKLAKIATSEVISTKELNADWQRAAAGVLVSIGSHMPDLMMEEIFLHLSGANSALPAMVQILADFASSDALQFTPHLKGVLARVVPILGNVRDIHRPIFANAFKCWCQAFWQCSVDFPLSSVIDSDIMFFLNSAFELLLRVWAISRDLKVRLSSVEALGQMVGLITRTQLKAALPRLIPTILELYKRDQDDVAFVATCSLHNLLNASLLSEYGPPLLDFEDLTVILSTLLPVVCRSSDKKEHLNFSAGLKTYNEVQHCFLTVGLVYPEELFVFLLNKCKLKEEPLAVGALSVLKHLLPRLSVAWHSKRPLLIEVVKLLLDEPNLGVCKALAELIVVMASHCYLVGPSGELFIEYLVRHSAMFGLQRDDTERSRESNSSTGGYYPFVYKKVEMKMDAATLSELRAICEKGLLLITVTVPEMEHVLWPFLLKMIIPRVYTGAVATVCKCISELCRRRSSQSGGVALECKARADLPHPEELFARLVVLLHNPLAREQLATHILTVLCYLAPLFPKNINMFWQDEIPKMKAYVSDTEDLKQDPSYQESWDDMIINFIAESLDVIQDVDWVISLGNAFEKHYELYKPDDEHAALLHRCLGILLQKVHARAYVRAKIDLMYKQANITIPTNRLGLAKAMGLVAASHLDTVLDKLKNILDNVGQSFFQRFLSFFSDKAKMEESDDIHAALALMYGYAAKYAPSTVIEARIDALVGTHMLSRLLHVRHPTAKQAVITAIDLLGQAVINASESGISFPLKRRDLLLDYILTLMGRDEEDGFSESNIEHLRTQSLALSACTTLVSVEPKLTVETRNLVMKATIGFFGFPNEPADVIDPLISNLITLLCTILITSGEDGRSRAEQLLHILRKVDQYVSSSLDYQRKRGCLAANELLLKFRMICTSGYCALGCRGTCTHREKSDLHPTLSNLPSAFALPSRDALRLGDRTMIYLPRCVDTNSEVRKVSVQILHLYFSISLSLPRPVNSSASNDIELSYSALSSLEDVMAILRSDASIDPSEVFNRVVSSVCILLTKDELAAALHGCSGAICDKIKQSAEGAIQAVNEFVTERGNELNETDIARTTQSLLSAVIHVKEKYLRQEALGAICSLAENTSSRVVFNEVLVAARRDIATKDISRLRGGWPMQDAFHVFSQHSVLSCLFLDHVMSVINQMPTLGENPSQDESSSHAVDSILEDNIARAAIVALTAFFRGGGKVGKKAVEQSYASVLATLTLQLGSCHGLASTGELEPLRALLAAFQAFCECVGDLEMGKILARDGEQSENEKWINLIRDLAGSLSIKRPKEVPSICLILSKALDRSLRFQRESAAAALSEFLRHSDGFGPLLEEMVQALCRHVSDDSPTVRRLCLRGLVQMPSIHVLQYTTQILGVILALLDDLDESVQLTAVSCLLMVLESSSRDAVEPVLLNLSIRLRNLQECMNEKIRANAYAAFGALSTYGTGSQRDSFLEQAHAAFPRMVLHLHEDDLSVRQACRNTLKCIAPLMEIDGITAVFNTHWFTSDHRGDYEDFLRELAKQLTQNLAARVDRYMASIIQAFDAPWPAVQANAVYLCSSVLALSDDKHISSHYYNQVFEMLVGKMSRSTDAIVRATCSSALGLLLKSSNANSWEDVRLDRADSSHRGHEP, from the exons ATGGCGTCTTCCAGCTCCGGCAACTCTGTTCCTGCCGCCG AGGCAGTTCAAGTTCTGGTGTCTTCATTGGCGGATGATTCACCTATTGTACGAGAAGCATCAATGGCTGCTCTGAAGGAGATAACTTTTAT aaatccACTTTTGGTTCTTGATTGTTGCTTAACAGTATCAAGAGGTGGACGACGG AGGTTTGGAAATATAGCTGGTTTGTTTCAAGTGATGTCAGTGGCAATTCAGGCTTTGGATAAGGGAGATGTTGATAATAATTATCTTGCAAAGTTGGCCAAAATTGCCACTTCTGAGGTGATCTCAACCAAG GAACTTAATGCTGACTGGCAAAGAGCTGCAGCTGGTGTACTTGTATCAATTGGTTCACATATGCCTGATCTG ATGATGGAAGAAATATTCCTCCATCTCTCAGGGGCAAATTCAGCTCTTCCAGCCATGGTTCAAATTCTTGCAGATTTTGCATCATCTGATG CTTTGCAGTTTACTCCTCACCTTAAGGGTGTACTGGCACGAGTGGTGCCCATTCTTGGAAATGTAAGGGACATCCACCGGCCAATTTTTGCAAATG caTTCAAATGTTGGTGCCAAGCTTTCTGGCAGTGCAGTGTAGACTTTCCTCTGTCTTCAGTTATAGATTCTGATATCAT GTTTTTcttgaattctgcatttgaactATTATTGCGAGTTTGGGCAATTTCACGAGATCTGAAG GTTCGCTTATCTTCAGTGGAAGCATTAGGACAGATGGTTGGTCTTATTACCAGAACACAGCTGAAGGCAGCTTTGCCACGACTTATTCCAACTATATTGGAACT GTACAAGAGGGATCAAGATGATGTGGCCTTTGTGGCCACTTGTAGCCTCCATAATCTATTAAACGCCTCATTACTCTCGGAATATGGTCCACCGTTACTTGATTTTGAG GACCTTACTGTCATATTGTCAACTCTTCTTCCTGTGGTTTGTAGAAGCAGTGACAAAAAAGAGCATTTGAATTTCTCAGCTGGGCTGAAG ACTTATAATGAAGTTCAGCATTGTTTCCTAACAGTTGGTCTGGTGTACCCGGAGGAATTGTTTGTCTTCCTTCTCAAT AAATGCAAGTTGAAAGAAGAACCACTGGCAGTTGGTGCACTTAGTGTATTAAAGCATTTACTACCCAG GTTGTCTGTAGCTTGGCATAGTAAGAGGCCTTTACTAATTGAAGTTGTGAAGCTGTTATTGGATGAGCCTAATTTAGGGGTCTGTAAGGCCCTTGCTGAG CTAATTGTGGTTATGGCTTCCCACTGTTACTTGGTTGGTCCTTCTGGGGAGTTGTTCATTGAATATCTTGTTCGCCACTCTGCAATGTTTGGTCTGCAGAGAGATGATACTGAGAGATCCAGGGAATCGAACTCGTCAACCGGTGGTTATTACCCTTTTGTGTACAAGAAAGTGGAG ATGAAAATGGATGCTGCTACACTGTCAGAATTGAGGGCAATCTGTGAAAAGGGTCTTCTTCTAATAACTGTTACTGTCCCTGAGATGGAG CATGTTTTATGGCCATTTTTGTTAAAGATGATCATTCCACGAGTTTACACCGGTGCAGTTGCCACG GTCTGCAAATGCATATCAGAATTGTGCAGGCGTAGATCCTCTCAAAGTGGTGGAGTTGCTTTGGAATGTAAAGCTCGTGCCGATCTTCCTCATCCTGAG GAGCTTTTTGCACGCCTGGTTGTTCTTCTCCATAATCCTCTGGCTAGGGAGCAGTTGGCAACCCATATTCTAACC GTCTTATGTTATCTGGCACCACTCTTTCCAAAGAACATTAACATGTTTTGGCAAGATGAG ATTCCGAAGATGAAGGCGTACGTCAGTGATACGGAAGACTTAAAGCAGGATCCATCATATCAGGAGTCTTGGGATGACATGATCATCAAT TTTATTGCAGAGTCTTTGGATGTAATTCAGGATGTTGACTGGGTTATATCACTTGGAAATGCATTTGAAAAGCATTATGAGCTTTATAAACCTGATGACGAGCACGCTGCATTGCTTCATCG ATGTCTTGGAATTTTGCTGCAGAAGGTTCATGCCAGAGCTTATGTTCGCGCTAAGATTGATCTAATGTATAAACAAGCCAATATTACGATTCCAACGAATCGACTTGGTTTAGCAAAAGCCATGGGATTG GTGGCTGCATCACACCTAGACACAGTTCTCGATAAGCTGAAAAACATCTTGGACAATGTTGGGCAAAGTTTCTTTCAAAG ATTTCTATCATTTTTCTCGGATAAAGCTAAAATGGAAGAATCTGATGATATCCATGCTGCTCTGGCGCTGATGTATGGATATGCTGCAAAATATGCTCCCTCAACTGTTATTGAAGCCAGAATAGATGCACTAGTG GGGACCCATATGCTGTCACGACTTCTTCATGTACGCCACCCTACAGCAAAGCAGGCCGTCATCACAGCGATTGATTTATTAG GTCAGGCAGTTATAAATGCATCTGAAAGTGGTATATCATTCCCGCTGAAAAGAAGAGACCTGTTACTTGACTATATATTAACATTAATGGGCAGAGATGAGGAAGATGGATTTTCTGAATCCAACATTGAGCATCTGCGTACTCAG TCGCTTGCTTTAAGTGCCTGCACTACTCTGGTTTCTGTAGAGCCAAAATTGACTGTTGAAACAAGAAACCTTGTTATGAAG GCCACTATTGGATTTTTTGGTTTCCCGAATGAGCCTGCTGATGTTATTGACCCGCTTATTAGCAACCTGATTACTCTTTTATGTACAATACTTATTACAAG TGGAGAGGATGGAAGAAGTCGAGCAGAGCAATTATTGCACATATTGCGGAAGGTCGATCAGTATGTTTCCTCTTCATTGGACTACCAAAGGAAAAGAGGTTGTCTTGCAGCTAATGAGCTACTTCTCAAGTTTCGGATGATCTGTACCAGTGGATACTGTGCACTAGGCTGTCGAGGAACTTGTACTCACCGAGAGAAATCTGACCTGCATCCCACCTTATCGAATTTGCCTT CTGCATTTGCTTTACCAAGCCGTGACGCTTTGCGCTTGGGAGATCGTACAATGATATATCTTCCGCGGTGTGTAGATACAAATTCTGAAGTTCGAAAAGTTTCTGTTCAG ATCCTTCATCTGTATTTCAGTATATCTCTATCACTTCCAAGGCCGGTAAACTCTAGTGCTAGCAATGACATTGAGTTATCCTATAGTGCTTTGTCTTCCCTTGAAGATGTTATGGCTATCCTACGTAGT GATGCTTCGATTGATCCATCAGAGGTGTTTAACAGGGTTGTTTCATCTGTTTGCATCTTGCTGACAAAGGATGAG CTTGCTGCAGCTCTGCATGGTTGCTCAGGTGCTATATGTGACAAGATCAAGCAATCTGCAGAAGGTGCAATCCAAGCAGTTAACGAGTTTGTTACAGAGAGAGGCAATGAGCTGAATGAGACAGATATTGCAAG AACAACACAATCACTGCTCTCTGCGGTAATTCATGTGAAGGAGAAGTATTTACGGCAGGAAGCTCTTGGTGCT ATATGTTCCCTTGCCGAGAACACAAGTTCAAGAGTTGTTTTCAATGAAGTTTTAGTTGCTGCAAGAAGGGACATAGCCACAAAAGATATATCTAGATTACGGGGCGGGTGGCCAATGCAGGATGCCTTCCAT GTATTCTCACAGCATTCAGTACTTTCATGCTTGTTTCTGGATCATGTTATGTCTGTCATCAATCAGATGCCTACTCTCGGAGAGAATCCGAGTCAAGATGAAAGTTCTAGCCATGCAGTTGATAGTATTTTAGAAGATAATATTGCAAGAGCAGCTATTGTTGCTCTTACTGCTTTTTTCAG GGGTGGTGGTAAAGTTGGTAAAAAagcagttgaacaaagttatgcTTCTGTTCTTGCAACACTAACGCTTCAATTGGGCAGCTGTCATGGCTTAGCTAGTACCGGTGAACTAGAACCACTGCG TGCACTACTGGCTGCATTTCAAGCATTCTGTGAATGTGTTGGTGATCTGGAAATGGGAAAG ATTCTTGCACGAGATGGAGAACAAAGTGAAAATGAGAAGTGGATCAACCTTATAAGAGATCTGGCTGGCTCTCTTTCTATAAAAAGACCAAAAGAG GTCCCATCCATATGTTTGATACTGAGCAAAGCACTGGATCGATCTTTGAGATTTCAACGGGAATCAGCTGCTGCGGCTTTATCAGAGTTCTTGCGCCACAG TGATGGCTTTGGTCCCCTATTAGAAGAGATGGTGCAAGCACTTTGCCGGCATGTATCGGACGATTCTCCTACTGTTAGGCGCCTTTGTCTAAGAGGGCTTGTCCAG ATGCCATCTATCCATGTTCTCCAGTATACTACTCAAATCCTAGGCGTGATATTAGCTTTGCTCGATGACTTAGATGAGTCGGTTCAATTAACCGCAGTCTCATGTTTGCTGATG GTCCTTGAGTCCTCATCCAGGGATGCCGTAGAACCTGTTCTCTTGAACCTTTCTATAAGGCTTCGGAATCTCCAA GAGTGCATGAATGAGAAGATACGGGCCAATGCTTATGCTGCATTTGGAGCACTGAGCACCTATGGAACTGGGTCTCAACGAGACTCATTTCTGGAGCAG GCTCATGCTGCTTTCCCTCGGATGGTTTTACATCTTCATGAGGATGATCTTAGTGTGAGACAAGCTTGCCGA AATACTTTGAAATGCATTGCTCCCTTGATGGAGATTGATGGAATAACTGCTGTTTTCAACACTCATTGGTTTACTTCGGACCACCG AGGTGACTATGAAGACTTCCTTCGGGAACTTGCAAAGCAGCTAACCCAAAATCTTGCTGCCCGAGTTGATAGGTACATGGCATCGATAATACAG GCATTTGATGCTCCTTGGCCCGCTGTCCAGGCAAACGCAGTTTATTTATGCAGCAGCGTGCTTGCTCTCTCCGATGATAAACACATATCATCCCATTATTACAATCAG GTTTTTGAGATGCTAGTTGGCAAAATGAGCCGTTCGACGGATGCAATCGTTAGAGCAACATGTTCTTCAGCCCTAGGCTTGTTGCTCAAATCATCAAACGCAAACTCATGGGAAGATGTTCGACTTGATCGAGCTGATTCATCGCATAGGGGACACGAACCGTAA